The window ATGGCACCCCCAACCGGATTTGAACCGGTGCCTTCGCCGTGAAAGGGCGGTGTCCTAGGCCGCTAGACGATGGGGGCGTGGTGAGCCATCCGCGACTCGAACGCGGGACACCCGGATTAAAAGTCCGGTGCTCTACCGACTGAGCTAATGGCTCCAAATCAGTCACAATGACTAGTTTACAGGGTAGCAGCTAATTTGTCAAGCCTTTTTCTTACTTTAGATTAAAAAATTCCCTGGTGTTGTTGGTTGTGATTTCAATTAGCTCTTCTAAAGATATATTGTGCAGTTCCGCCAGCTTTTCTGCTACAAATTTTACCCAAGCCGGTTCGTTGGTCTTTCCCCGATGAGGAACCGGTGCCAAATAAGGACAGTCAGTTTCAATCAGCAGCCTCTCAAGGGGAATAGCTGCTGCTACTTTCCGCAGCTTATCGGCATTTTTAAAGGTAATCGGACCGGCAAACGAAATGAAGCAGCCCAGATCCAGATAAATTTTTGCTGACTCTAAGCTCTGTGAGTAGCAGTGGAGCAGATAGCGGTTGTCAGGATTTTCCTTGATAATTTCCAGTGTATCTTGAGTAGCCTCACGGGAGTGGATCACTACCGGCAGATCCAGCCGTCTGGCTAAATCCAGCTGGGCGCGGAAAACTTTCCGCTGAATATCCCGGGGTGAATTATCGTAGTAGTAGTCTAAGCCTGTTTCCCCAATCGCTACTACACCCTTTTCTTTAGCAAGAGCTTCCAGCTCAACCATAATCTCCGGCGTGGCTCCATCAGCATCGTGAGGATGAATACCCACAACAGCATACATCCAACCATACTCCTGCGCCAGCTCCACCGCCCGGCGAGAAGAGGGCAGATCATAGCCAATGTTAATGATCCCCTCTACTCCCGCGGCTTGGGCGCGAGCAATCACATCGTCTAGGATGGAGTCGTAACGCGGATCATTTAGATGCGCATGACTATCAATCAACTATTTTAACCTCCTATTTGACTCGGCTGCCTGGCACGATTTGGTCTGAAACAGATACCAGCTCCAACTTGCCGTCTGCAGAACTGGCAGCTAACAGCATACCTTCAGACAGCTCGCCCCGAAGCTTCGCCGGCTTCAAGTTGGCAACAATAACGATATTTTTGCCAATCAACTCCTCCGGCTGATAATGCTGGGCAATGCCGGCAACAATCTGCCGCTCTGATCCGCCGGTGTCAACTTTTAATTTCAGCAGCCGATCCGCATTTGGATGTCTCTCAGCGCTGACTATGCGGGCGGTTACCAGTTCTATTTTTGCGAAATCGCTGATATCAATCAAGTTATCTTCCTCCGGTTTATCTGCTGCTTTATCTTCTTTCTGCTTAGGCGCTTCTTCCTTAGCTTCCTCTTCCTGAAGTGCTTTTATATCAATTCTTGGGAAGATCGGCTCACCTTTTTTGGTTACTGTGCCCGGTTTTAGGCCTCCCCACTGGGCGGCGTCGATCAGCAAAGCGTTGAGATCCTCTTCGATTCCCAACTGCTCCCAAATCCTGGCACTTGTGGTCGGAACAAAAGATTTTAGCACTAACGCGGTAATGCGCTGCAGTTCAAAAATACAGTACATTACTGTCTGAAGTCGCTCCTGCTTTTCCGGATCCTTAGCCAGCGCCCAAGGTGCAGTTTCATCGATGTATTTGT of the Bacillota bacterium genome contains:
- a CDS encoding TatD family hydrolase — its product is MIDSHAHLNDPRYDSILDDVIARAQAAGVEGIINIGYDLPSSRRAVELAQEYGWMYAVVGIHPHDADGATPEIMVELEALAKEKGVVAIGETGLDYYYDNSPRDIQRKVFRAQLDLARRLDLPVVIHSREATQDTLEIIKENPDNRYLLHCYSQSLESAKIYLDLGCFISFAGPITFKNADKLRKVAAAIPLERLLIETDCPYLAPVPHRGKTNEPAWVKFVAEKLAELHNISLEELIEITTNNTREFFNLK